From the Salmo trutta chromosome 30, fSalTru1.1, whole genome shotgun sequence genome, one window contains:
- the LOC115168823 gene encoding segment polarity protein dishevelled homolog DVL-3-like: MIFQAFSEAKCTVPRINGHSKSERTARDSAMGYDSTSVMSSELESSSFIDSEEDEDASRLSSSTDQSLSSQLMRRHKRRRRRHKVAKIDRSSSFSSITDSTMHYSNNPIRFQYVFERLKSE, translated from the exons ATGATATTTCAAGCTTTTTCAGAAGCCAAGTGCACTG TCCCTCGTATCAACGGCCACTCTAAGTCGGAGCGCACAGCAAGGGACTCTGCCATGGGCTACGACAGCACCTCAGTGATGAGCAGTGAACTGGAGTCCAGCTCCTTCATCGACAGTGAGGAGGATGAGGACGCCAGCAG ACTCAGCAGCTCCACAGATCAGAGCCTGTCTTCTCAGCTAATGCGCAGACACAAACGCCGCCGACGGAGGCACAAAGTGGCCAAAATAGACCGG tCTTCGTCCTTCAGCAGCATCACAGATTCCACTATGCACTATTCCAATAATCCAATACGTTTCCAATACGTTTTTGAAAGATTGAAATCCGAAtaa